A single region of the Streptomyces caelestis genome encodes:
- a CDS encoding oxidoreductase, whose protein sequence is MCAEYTTFGLAPAMRAGAVLTDGGYQVHRDFVDFIVGGRPLLFQLSDLDAVSPLASDVPPAIFTAQVRSLLLESPAPLPGGRYVVYGCPECEDLACGAVTAVIRRDGEDFIWRDFAWQTDEHVDLELNGYQGIGPFRFRGAEYRAALSALLNGSAPDTPRRVLLIGARVAVLAKLAAALRTIGVGADIAHDADHVPADELRGYGAVAFGRGTGERERAAVRRAFERAKVPVAYVDGLAPIVPLLVAQIEHALDRGPLEQRRLTGLTVTDGEADVEVTSACRVTLTAYRLDRLSRTRTHEIVDGVLEPGRHRIALGPRAVKGQSFLVARTATSVLVTAVTP, encoded by the coding sequence ATGTGTGCCGAGTACACGACCTTCGGCCTGGCACCCGCGATGCGGGCCGGCGCAGTCCTCACAGACGGTGGTTACCAGGTCCACCGGGACTTCGTGGACTTCATCGTCGGCGGACGCCCGCTGCTGTTCCAGCTCTCCGACCTCGACGCGGTCTCCCCGCTCGCCTCCGACGTACCGCCCGCGATCTTCACCGCCCAGGTCCGCAGCCTGCTCCTGGAGAGCCCGGCGCCGCTGCCCGGCGGCCGGTACGTGGTCTACGGCTGCCCCGAGTGCGAGGACCTGGCCTGCGGCGCCGTCACCGCGGTCATCCGGCGGGACGGCGAGGACTTCATCTGGCGCGACTTCGCCTGGCAGACCGACGAACACGTCGACCTGGAGCTCAACGGCTACCAGGGCATCGGCCCGTTCCGCTTCCGCGGCGCCGAGTACCGCGCGGCGCTGAGCGCCCTGCTGAACGGCTCCGCCCCGGACACCCCCCGCCGCGTCCTGCTGATCGGCGCCCGCGTCGCCGTCCTGGCCAAGCTCGCCGCGGCGCTGCGCACCATCGGCGTCGGCGCGGACATCGCCCACGACGCCGACCACGTGCCCGCCGACGAGCTGCGCGGCTACGGCGCCGTCGCCTTCGGCCGCGGGACCGGCGAGCGGGAACGTGCCGCCGTCCGCCGTGCCTTCGAACGCGCCAAGGTCCCCGTCGCCTACGTTGACGGCCTCGCCCCGATCGTGCCCCTCCTCGTCGCCCAGATCGAGCACGCCCTGGACCGCGGTCCGCTGGAGCAGCGCCGCCTCACCGGCCTGACCGTCACCGACGGCGAGGCCGACGTCGAGGTCACCTCCGCCTGCCGGGTCACCCTCACCGCGTACCGTCTCGACCGGCTCTCCCGCACCCGCACCCACGAGATCGTCGACGGCGTCCTGGAACCGGGCCGCCACCGCATCGCCCTCGGCCCCAGGGCGGTCAAGGGGCAGTCCTTCCTGGTGGCGCGCACCGCCACCAGCGTGCTGGTGACGGCCGTGACC